Proteins encoded within one genomic window of Dethiobacter alkaliphilus AHT 1:
- a CDS encoding ABC transporter ATP-binding protein — MKDMVVMVKDFSKQYGGVTAVDGISFTVKEGEIFALLGPNGAGKTSTLECLEGIRKQDGGTIRILDVDPAAEPGKLPQLVGVQLQQAALPATIKVEEAIKLFSAYHGIKPRFDLLERLGLQDKMQQTYQSLSTGQKRRLALALAVAHNPKLVILDEPTAGLDVQSRVTLHQVLRELRDAGTTIILSTHDMAEVESLADRVAIMLKGKIVASGTPRELTATGNGLTKISVRATGQSLLQNGFAGVVKATVQDDYRIYYSSDPGAAVCEIIARINEAGEELEDLRVERPSLEERFLELTQEVH, encoded by the coding sequence ATGAAAGATATGGTTGTTATGGTAAAAGATTTTTCCAAACAGTACGGTGGCGTTACGGCGGTGGACGGCATCAGCTTTACGGTAAAGGAAGGCGAAATTTTTGCTCTCTTGGGCCCAAACGGTGCGGGGAAAACCAGTACCCTGGAATGCCTGGAAGGTATCCGTAAGCAAGACGGTGGAACCATTCGCATCCTGGATGTGGATCCGGCAGCGGAGCCGGGAAAACTACCTCAACTGGTAGGAGTCCAGCTGCAGCAGGCAGCACTGCCGGCTACCATTAAGGTAGAGGAGGCCATAAAACTCTTCAGCGCCTACCATGGAATCAAACCCCGCTTTGATCTGCTGGAGAGACTGGGTCTGCAGGATAAAATGCAGCAGACTTATCAGTCACTCTCCACCGGCCAAAAAAGGCGGTTGGCTCTGGCGCTGGCGGTGGCACACAACCCCAAGCTTGTGATTCTCGATGAACCCACTGCCGGCCTGGATGTGCAAAGCAGAGTAACACTGCATCAGGTGCTGCGGGAGCTGCGTGATGCAGGAACCACCATTATTCTGTCCACCCATGATATGGCGGAGGTGGAATCACTGGCAGACCGGGTGGCCATTATGCTGAAGGGAAAGATTGTGGCAAGCGGAACACCCAGGGAACTGACGGCTACAGGAAACGGTCTGACAAAGATCTCCGTACGTGCTACCGGCCAGTCACTTTTACAGAACGGATTTGCCGGAGTGGTGAAGGCCACGGTGCAGGATGACTACCGGATCTACTATTCCTCAGACCCAGGTGCGGCGGTGTGTGAGATTATTGCCCGCATAAACGAAGCAGGCGAAGAGTTGGAAGATTTGCGTGTGGAGCGTCCGTCTTTGGAAGAGAGATTTTTGGAATTAACTCAGGAGGTGCACTAA